A window of the Bacillus solimangrovi genome harbors these coding sequences:
- a CDS encoding ammonium transporter produces MDTLFLIDSLWVLVSAVLVIFMVGGFILLEAGSTRMKNAGHIAGKTIFTFGIASIVFWAVGYGIAFGEGNSLFGLSDFFYSGYQIEGMGISTSIFFLFQLAFAGISLTIAFGGFAERGKLSAYLVFSVLFSVLVYPVVAHWIWGGGWLSEHGKQDFAGSTVVHLTGAMAALAATILLKPRLGKFNRNGAPNSLFGHNQVYTALGVLILWVGWFGFNAGSALGVSDGFFGYVAMNTNLAAAAGAITALLISWALTGKGDVPTLLNGTLAGLVAITASCAFVAPWASIVIGGIAGIITFYSMKFFDKRKIDDPIFALSVHGVAGVWGTLSTGFFATPELAAMNGGLPGLLYGGGFTQLGVQALGVTAVGLYAFIVSFVLLKIMGKVMGGLRVTEEEEIIGLDMSEHGSYGYPEVFTADKQAQ; encoded by the coding sequence ATGGATACGTTATTTTTGATAGATAGCTTATGGGTGTTAGTATCAGCAGTGTTAGTTATCTTTATGGTAGGTGGCTTTATTTTACTTGAAGCTGGTTCAACGCGAATGAAAAATGCAGGGCATATTGCAGGTAAAACAATTTTTACATTTGGAATAGCATCAATTGTCTTTTGGGCAGTAGGATATGGGATAGCATTTGGAGAAGGAAATTCATTATTTGGATTGTCTGATTTCTTCTATTCAGGATATCAAATCGAAGGTATGGGAATTTCAACATCGATCTTTTTCTTGTTTCAGTTAGCGTTTGCTGGAATATCATTGACAATTGCATTCGGAGGGTTCGCTGAACGTGGTAAGCTTTCAGCATATCTTGTGTTTTCTGTATTATTTTCCGTTCTTGTTTACCCAGTAGTAGCACATTGGATCTGGGGTGGTGGCTGGTTATCAGAACATGGAAAACAAGATTTCGCTGGTTCAACAGTTGTGCATTTAACAGGTGCAATGGCAGCTTTAGCGGCAACGATCTTATTAAAACCGCGTCTAGGAAAATTTAATCGTAACGGTGCACCGAATTCTCTCTTTGGTCATAACCAAGTATATACAGCACTAGGTGTGTTAATTTTATGGGTTGGTTGGTTCGGTTTTAACGCTGGAAGTGCATTAGGAGTATCAGATGGTTTCTTCGGTTATGTAGCGATGAACACGAACTTAGCCGCAGCTGCAGGAGCAATAACAGCATTATTAATTTCATGGGCATTGACAGGTAAGGGAGATGTACCGACACTTTTGAATGGTACACTTGCAGGGCTCGTTGCGATTACAGCATCATGTGCATTTGTAGCACCGTGGGCATCTATTGTAATAGGTGGAATCGCAGGTATTATTACATTTTATAGTATGAAATTTTTTGATAAAAGAAAGATTGATGATCCAATCTTCGCCTTGTCTGTGCATGGTGTAGCTGGAGTATGGGGAACACTTTCGACAGGTTTCTTCGCAACTCCAGAATTAGCAGCAATGAATGGTGGATTGCCAGGATTACTATATGGCGGAGGATTCACACAGTTAGGTGTTCAAGCTTTAGGAGTAACGGCTGTTGGGTTATATGCATTTATTGTTTCATTCGTTTTATTAAAAATTATGGGTAAAGTAATGGGTGGACTTCGCGTGACAGAAGAAGAGGAAATTATCGGTCTTGATATGAGTGAACATGGAAGCTATGGTTATCCAGAGGTTTTTACGGCTGACAAACAAGCACAGTAG
- a CDS encoding DUF294 nucleotidyltransferase-like domain-containing protein gives MSVEMIDISTLKEWRDERISKHLSSHEALNYFHDMVMRKAFSSALNDVQSRFGSPPSSYTWFLMGSCGRHEQAIISDQDHGIIFAEDTNQSADYFQRLGELLTENLNELGYPYCDGQVMSSNPKWCKSVDQWKKQLDEWALEESWDSIRYLLIFFDARAIAGDRSLVKELKRHFFELIDEHPTLLKRFSDNTKRLIKGIGLFGNILTKEDDPYRGYLNIKETGFLPYVNNVRLLSIKEEIYETSTVSRIGQLKRNTQYMNLKQYEKNFKKLLYYRLLFASNHHDYEDVHYLDLKLLNRQQLHELKQILKDVEKFHNTVHRLF, from the coding sequence ATGAGTGTGGAAATGATTGATATTAGCACTTTGAAAGAGTGGAGAGACGAACGAATTAGTAAGCATTTATCGAGTCATGAGGCGTTGAATTATTTTCATGATATGGTGATGCGTAAAGCATTTTCGAGTGCGTTAAATGATGTACAGTCAAGGTTTGGTTCTCCGCCATCTTCGTATACTTGGTTTTTAATGGGTAGTTGTGGCAGGCATGAACAAGCAATTATTAGCGATCAAGACCATGGAATCATTTTTGCAGAGGACACAAATCAATCTGCCGATTATTTTCAGAGACTAGGAGAACTCTTAACGGAAAATTTAAATGAACTAGGTTATCCATATTGTGATGGGCAGGTTATGAGCTCTAATCCAAAGTGGTGTAAATCAGTTGATCAATGGAAGAAGCAATTGGATGAGTGGGCATTAGAGGAAAGCTGGGATAGCATTCGTTATTTACTCATATTCTTTGATGCGAGAGCTATAGCAGGAGATAGAAGTTTGGTTAAGGAACTGAAACGTCATTTCTTTGAATTGATTGACGAACACCCTACCTTATTGAAGAGATTTTCTGATAATACGAAGCGGTTAATAAAAGGAATAGGTCTATTTGGCAATATTTTAACGAAGGAAGATGATCCTTATCGCGGTTATCTTAACATTAAGGAAACTGGCTTTCTACCGTATGTTAATAATGTACGTTTACTCTCGATTAAAGAGGAAATTTACGAAACATCTACGGTATCACGTATTGGCCAATTGAAAAGAAATACCCAATACATGAATCTCAAACAGTATGAGAAGAATTTCAAGAAGTTATTATATTATCGTTTATTATTTGCAAGCAATCACCACGATTATGAAGATGTTCATTATTTGGATTTGAAGTTATTGAATCGCCAACAATTACATGAGCTCAAACAGATTTTAAAGGACGTTGAGAAGTTTCACAATACGGTTCATCGTCTCTTCTAA
- a CDS encoding exonuclease domain-containing protein, whose amino-acid sequence MGFEQMIQFMRQVQGKVNTGLMTSLQTQSNPQHVAFVKQLQKELSVKDSLTKPLNELKVVVFDFETTGFHPEQGDEILSIGAVKVKEGKVLLDESFYSLVRYDQKLTDEIKMLTGLQEEELQQAPMLSNVLVQFFKYMQSDILVAHHATHERKFIQHASWREFRSRFQHRIVDTSFLIRLAEPHLNLIQLEECCEHCGIEVKDRHHALSDAKMTAKLWNIYVEKVQKLGLRTLEEVYSHLPLIDRPQ is encoded by the coding sequence ATGGGATTTGAGCAAATGATTCAATTTATGCGACAAGTGCAGGGGAAGGTTAATACAGGATTGATGACATCATTGCAAACACAAAGTAACCCTCAGCATGTAGCTTTTGTAAAGCAATTGCAGAAGGAATTAAGTGTGAAGGATAGCTTAACAAAACCGTTAAATGAATTGAAAGTTGTTGTCTTTGATTTTGAAACAACTGGTTTTCATCCAGAGCAGGGGGATGAAATTCTTTCAATTGGAGCCGTCAAAGTGAAAGAAGGTAAGGTATTATTGGACGAATCTTTTTATTCACTTGTACGTTATGATCAGAAGTTAACTGACGAAATAAAAATGTTAACAGGTTTACAAGAGGAAGAGCTTCAACAAGCACCAATGCTGTCTAATGTATTGGTGCAATTTTTTAAATACATGCAGTCTGATATTCTTGTTGCCCACCATGCAACGCACGAACGAAAATTCATTCAACACGCATCATGGAGAGAATTTCGTTCTAGATTTCAACATCGAATTGTTGATACGTCCTTTCTTATCCGTTTGGCAGAACCTCATTTGAATCTTATTCAATTAGAAGAATGTTGTGAGCATTGTGGGATTGAAGTGAAAGATAGACACCATGCATTAAGTGATGCAAAAATGACAGCAAAGTTATGGAACATTTATGTCGAAAAGGTTCAGAAGTTAGGTTTGCGAACGTTAGAAGAAGTGTATAGTCATTTACCACTAATCGATCGTCCACAATAA
- a CDS encoding RluA family pseudouridine synthase has protein sequence MQIERKGEWMELTLPDQWAGFSIETILRDVWKVPKKMVHQFRMNKLVTINGETVSWLKELQAGEKLQVRFFTKDAYGVIPNYFDLDVLYEDDHLLIVNKPAGMDTHPNEPNQEGTLANAVAYHYLSNGIETKVRHIHRLDKETTGAVIFAKHAVAGAILDRLLEQRAIKRTYMALLHGKLKKQAGIIDEPIGRDRHHATRRRVSPKGQAAVTHYEVINYEKQDDTTLVKVQLQTGRTHQIRVHMSYIGHPLVGDTLYGGSSSLPRQALHATKIVLPHPITAQQIECFAPPLDEPPIFEYDMMNI, from the coding sequence GTGCAAATAGAACGTAAAGGTGAGTGGATGGAACTCACACTGCCTGATCAATGGGCTGGTTTTTCAATAGAAACGATTTTAAGAGATGTATGGAAAGTGCCGAAAAAGATGGTACATCAATTTCGGATGAATAAATTAGTGACAATTAATGGTGAAACTGTGTCTTGGCTGAAAGAGCTTCAAGCAGGGGAGAAACTTCAAGTTCGCTTTTTTACAAAAGATGCGTACGGAGTTATCCCAAATTATTTTGATTTGGACGTGTTATATGAAGATGATCATCTGTTGATAGTGAATAAACCTGCAGGAATGGATACTCATCCGAATGAACCAAATCAAGAAGGAACACTTGCAAATGCAGTCGCATATCACTACTTAAGCAATGGAATTGAGACGAAGGTACGTCACATACATCGATTAGATAAAGAGACAACTGGTGCAGTTATTTTTGCAAAGCACGCGGTTGCAGGAGCGATTTTAGACAGATTGTTAGAGCAGCGAGCAATTAAGAGAACATATATGGCTCTTTTACACGGTAAGTTAAAAAAGCAAGCAGGTATAATTGATGAGCCGATTGGTCGAGACCGCCACCATGCGACTAGACGAAGAGTATCTCCGAAAGGACAGGCAGCAGTCACTCATTATGAAGTGATCAATTATGAGAAGCAGGATGATACAACTCTCGTGAAAGTACAGTTGCAGACAGGGCGAACACATCAGATTCGCGTTCATATGAGTTACATCGGACATCCACTAGTAGGAGATACGTTATATGGAGGGAGTAGTAGCTTGCCACGTCAAGCACTGCATGCAACGAAAATTGTGTTACCTCATCCGATAACAGCACAACAGATTGAATGCTTTGCACCACCTTTAGATGAGCCGCCAATTTTTGAATATGATATGATGAACATATAA
- a CDS encoding class I SAM-dependent rRNA methyltransferase, whose protein sequence is MKREVQIVIYSKDSSKLRSGYPLISKESIKNVKDLRDEGEIIKLVDEKKRFIAKGYYGKQNKGYGWVLTQREDEQINQSFFEHKLSVAIKKRLSFYDDPETTAFRVFNGEGDGIGGLTVDYFDGYYVINWYSEGIYSFSSEIIRALEKLTDFKGIYQKKRFATKGKYIEEDDFVTGERGEFPLIVKENGVNFAVYLNEGAMVGVFLDQREVRKKIRDKYAQGRNVLNTFSYTGAFSVFAALGGAEKTTSVDLANRSLNKTIEQFSVNGIDHEAQDIIVMDVFNYFKYAIKKNLKFDMVILDPPSFARSKKHTFSASKDYTNLLKETIEITEDDGIIVASTNCSQFGMAKFKGFIDRAFKDMNGQYQLLEEYALPNDFQTVKEYKEGNYLKVVFIKKISG, encoded by the coding sequence ATGAAACGCGAAGTACAGATCGTTATATATTCCAAAGATAGCAGCAAATTAAGAAGTGGTTATCCGCTAATCTCAAAGGAATCAATCAAAAATGTGAAAGATCTCAGAGATGAGGGGGAGATTATTAAGTTAGTTGATGAGAAGAAGCGATTTATTGCAAAAGGGTATTATGGCAAACAAAATAAAGGTTATGGTTGGGTGCTAACACAACGAGAAGATGAACAAATTAATCAATCCTTCTTTGAGCATAAGTTAAGCGTTGCAATCAAAAAGCGTTTATCTTTTTATGATGATCCTGAAACAACCGCCTTTCGAGTATTTAATGGCGAAGGTGATGGTATCGGTGGTTTAACAGTTGATTATTTTGACGGTTACTATGTAATTAATTGGTATAGTGAAGGAATCTATTCGTTTAGCAGTGAGATCATTCGAGCTTTAGAAAAGTTAACAGATTTTAAAGGGATTTATCAGAAGAAGCGTTTTGCAACGAAAGGAAAATACATTGAAGAAGATGATTTTGTTACGGGTGAACGAGGTGAGTTCCCACTTATCGTGAAAGAAAACGGTGTGAATTTCGCTGTTTATTTAAATGAAGGTGCAATGGTTGGGGTCTTTCTCGATCAACGTGAAGTACGCAAAAAAATACGAGATAAGTATGCACAAGGGAGAAACGTTCTGAATACATTCTCTTATACTGGGGCATTTTCAGTGTTTGCAGCGTTAGGTGGAGCAGAAAAAACAACGAGCGTTGATTTAGCAAATCGTAGTCTTAATAAGACAATTGAGCAGTTCAGTGTGAACGGAATCGATCATGAAGCACAAGATATTATTGTCATGGACGTGTTCAATTACTTTAAATACGCGATAAAGAAAAATTTGAAGTTTGATATGGTGATTTTAGACCCACCGAGTTTTGCTCGTTCAAAAAAACATACGTTCAGTGCTTCTAAGGATTATACGAATCTTTTAAAAGAAACGATTGAGATTACAGAGGATGACGGCATTATTGTCGCTTCTACAAACTGTAGCCAATTCGGAATGGCTAAGTTTAAAGGGTTCATTGATCGAGCATTTAAAGACATGAATGGGCAGTATCAATTGCTTGAAGAATATGCATTACCAAATGATTTCCAGACGGTTAAGGAGTATAAGGAAGGGAATTATTTGAAAGTCGTGTTCATTAAGAAAATATCAGGATAA
- a CDS encoding GrpB family protein has product MEKRKVEVIAYDPMWHSLFNDESKRLRVIFIDNLVNIHHIGSTSIPNMSAKPVIDLLIEVKNISEVDELNDEMTELGYIPKGENGIAERRFFLKGVIERSHHVHVFPHQHQEVKRHLDFRDYMIAHPEEAKDYANLKEKLAKKYPEDIQSYIEGKDAFIKEIDKRASEWRSPQ; this is encoded by the coding sequence ATGGAGAAACGAAAAGTAGAAGTTATCGCTTATGATCCAATGTGGCATTCTTTATTTAATGATGAAAGTAAGAGGTTGAGAGTTATTTTTATAGACAATCTAGTAAATATTCATCATATCGGAAGTACATCAATTCCAAATATGAGTGCAAAACCTGTTATCGATCTATTAATTGAAGTGAAAAATATTTCAGAAGTAGATGAATTGAATGATGAGATGACCGAGCTAGGTTACATCCCTAAAGGAGAAAACGGAATAGCTGAACGCCGTTTCTTTCTAAAAGGTGTTATCGAGCGTTCTCATCATGTGCACGTCTTTCCTCATCAACATCAAGAAGTAAAGCGTCATTTGGATTTCCGAGATTATATGATTGCACATCCAGAGGAAGCGAAGGATTATGCGAATCTTAAAGAAAAATTAGCAAAAAAGTATCCAGAAGATATTCAAAGTTACATAGAAGGTAAGGATGCATTTATTAAGGAAATTGACAAGCGGGCGAGTGAATGGCGTTCACCTCAATAA
- a CDS encoding ABC-F family ATP-binding cassette domain-containing protein, translated as MSILTVKNLSHGFGDRAIFNDVSFRLLKGEHIGLIGANGEGKSTFMNIITRKLEPDEGKIEWSKNVRVGYLDQHTVLERGMTIRDALKGAFKYLIDMEAEMNAIYEKMGEATPEELEAMLEEVGTIQDTLTNNDFYVIDAKVEEIARGLGLEDIGLEKDVEDLSGGQRTKVLLAKLLLEKPDILLLDEPTNYLDEQHIEWLKRYLQEYENAFILISHDIPFLNSVINLIYHMENQELNRYSGDYDDFKRVHEMKKQQLEAAYKKQQQEVSELKDFVARNKARVATRNMAMSRQKKLDKMEMIELAGEKTKPEFHFKDSRASGKLIFESKDLEIGYDEPLSKPLNLRMERGQKIALVGANGIGKTTLLKSILGENKPISGSVERGDYLHIGYFEQEVKNESNNTCIEELWQEYPHFNQYEVRASLAKCGLTTKHIESKVTVLSGGEKAKVRICKLINKETNLLVLDEPTNHLDVDAKDELKRALKEYKGSILLICHEPEFYQDVVTDVWNCESWTTKLV; from the coding sequence ATGAGTATTCTAACAGTAAAAAATTTAAGTCATGGTTTTGGCGATCGTGCCATCTTTAATGACGTTTCATTTCGTTTATTAAAAGGGGAACATATTGGGCTTATTGGTGCGAATGGCGAAGGAAAATCAACGTTCATGAACATCATTACACGTAAACTAGAGCCTGATGAAGGAAAAATTGAATGGTCAAAAAATGTTCGTGTCGGTTATCTTGATCAACATACAGTATTAGAGCGTGGCATGACCATTCGTGATGCATTAAAAGGAGCTTTCAAATATTTAATTGATATGGAAGCAGAAATGAATGCCATTTATGAAAAAATGGGTGAAGCTACTCCTGAAGAGTTGGAGGCTATGCTTGAAGAAGTCGGTACAATTCAAGATACATTGACGAACAATGACTTTTACGTAATTGATGCAAAGGTAGAAGAAATTGCTCGTGGGCTTGGGCTTGAAGACATCGGGCTTGAGAAAGATGTTGAAGATTTAAGTGGTGGGCAACGTACGAAAGTATTGCTTGCTAAGTTATTACTAGAGAAGCCTGATATTCTTCTATTAGATGAGCCAACAAACTATTTGGATGAGCAACATATTGAGTGGTTGAAACGATATCTTCAAGAATACGAAAATGCATTTATCTTAATTTCACATGATATTCCGTTTCTTAATAGTGTTATCAACTTAATCTACCATATGGAAAATCAAGAGTTAAATCGTTACTCTGGTGACTATGATGACTTCAAACGTGTTCACGAAATGAAAAAACAACAGCTAGAAGCAGCCTACAAAAAGCAACAACAAGAGGTCTCTGAGCTGAAAGATTTCGTTGCACGAAACAAAGCACGCGTAGCAACTCGTAATATGGCGATGTCACGTCAGAAGAAATTAGATAAGATGGAAATGATCGAGCTTGCAGGTGAGAAAACAAAACCTGAGTTTCATTTCAAAGATTCTAGAGCTTCAGGCAAACTGATTTTCGAATCAAAAGACCTCGAAATTGGTTACGATGAGCCACTTTCCAAACCTTTGAACTTACGAATGGAACGTGGACAAAAAATCGCACTTGTCGGTGCAAATGGAATCGGGAAAACGACGTTATTGAAAAGTATATTAGGCGAGAACAAGCCGATTTCTGGCTCAGTTGAACGCGGTGACTATTTGCACATCGGTTATTTCGAACAAGAAGTCAAAAACGAAAGTAATAACACATGTATTGAGGAGCTATGGCAAGAATACCCTCATTTCAATCAATATGAAGTGCGAGCTTCCCTTGCAAAGTGCGGACTAACGACAAAGCACATCGAAAGTAAAGTGACCGTTCTTAGTGGAGGAGAAAAAGCAAAGGTTCGTATATGTAAGCTCATTAATAAAGAAACCAATTTGCTCGTACTTGATGAGCCAACAAACCACCTTGATGTCGATGCGAAAGACGAATTAAAACGTGCCTTAAAAGAATATAAGGGTAGTATTCTACTCATTTGCCATGAACCAGAATTTTACCAAGATGTCGTGACTGACGTTTGGAATTGTGAATCATGGACGACAAAACTCGTCTAG
- a CDS encoding sigma-54 interaction domain-containing protein — MAHEKTTLEMLYNLLLDEIDAGVHAIDSSGKTFIYNQKMADIESMDRQDVLNKNLLEVFQFSEDEDSTLVCALRNGLESRNMKQSYFNNKGNEITTINNTFPLKHNGEILGAVEIAKDVTKIERLIRDNMEKKENTKYTFDHIIGQSIEMKEVIEHAKRSTRTTSSVLIIGETGTGKEIFAQSIHNGSIRSSKPFISQNCAALPDNLIESLLFGTKKGAFTGALERPGLFEQAEGGTLLLDEINSLSPNLQAKLLRAIQEKSIRRIGGTKDIATDVRIIATINEDPIDAIKNNKLRKDLYYRLSVVSLFISPLRERKEDIPLLVQHFITKYNTLFQMNVQSLSEEVYQLFTQYNWPGNVRELEHIVEGAMNFITHEQTIDDSHLPLHFRKRTQFMEDTSQPINKEKINIPPVDKHLPLKQYLANIEKAYIEKVLAKHQNNISHTATELGLSRQSLQYHLKKHSIRRSI; from the coding sequence ATGGCACACGAAAAAACAACATTAGAAATGCTATATAACCTTCTCTTAGATGAAATTGATGCAGGTGTACATGCAATCGATTCATCAGGAAAAACGTTTATTTATAATCAAAAGATGGCAGATATTGAATCAATGGACCGACAGGATGTGTTGAATAAAAATTTACTTGAAGTATTTCAGTTTAGTGAAGATGAAGACAGTACGCTCGTATGTGCTTTACGTAATGGACTGGAATCTCGCAATATGAAACAATCTTACTTTAACAATAAAGGCAATGAAATTACGACGATCAATAATACCTTTCCTCTTAAACATAACGGAGAGATTCTTGGGGCTGTCGAAATAGCTAAGGACGTTACAAAAATCGAACGACTCATCCGAGATAATATGGAAAAAAAAGAAAATACAAAGTATACATTTGATCATATTATTGGGCAAAGTATTGAAATGAAAGAAGTTATCGAACATGCAAAGCGATCAACAAGGACAACCTCATCTGTGCTCATTATTGGAGAAACTGGTACAGGCAAAGAAATCTTTGCCCAAAGTATACATAACGGTAGCATTCGTTCCTCAAAACCGTTTATTAGTCAAAACTGTGCAGCACTTCCAGATAACTTAATTGAAAGTTTATTATTCGGAACGAAAAAGGGGGCATTTACTGGTGCATTAGAGCGCCCAGGTTTATTTGAACAAGCTGAAGGTGGTACATTATTACTTGATGAAATTAATTCATTAAGTCCAAACCTACAAGCTAAGCTATTAAGAGCAATTCAAGAAAAATCAATCAGACGAATTGGTGGAACGAAGGATATCGCAACAGATGTACGGATAATTGCAACAATCAATGAAGATCCGATTGATGCGATTAAAAATAATAAGTTACGCAAAGACCTATATTACCGTCTTAGTGTTGTCTCATTGTTTATTTCTCCTCTTCGTGAACGAAAGGAGGATATTCCACTTCTTGTCCAACATTTCATTACGAAATATAACACCCTTTTTCAAATGAATGTTCAGTCTTTATCCGAAGAAGTGTATCAGTTATTCACACAATACAATTGGCCTGGTAATGTACGAGAACTAGAACATATTGTTGAAGGAGCGATGAACTTCATCACACATGAGCAAACAATCGACGATTCGCATTTGCCGCTCCATTTTAGAAAACGAACACAGTTTATGGAGGACACCTCTCAACCGATCAATAAAGAAAAAATCAATATACCACCTGTTGATAAGCATCTACCATTAAAACAATATTTAGCAAATATTGAAAAGGCTTATATTGAAAAGGTACTAGCAAAGCATCAAAACAACATTTCACATACAGCTACAGAACTCGGACTAAGCCGACAAAGCTTACAGTATCATTTGAAAAAACATTCAATAAGACGTTCCATTTAG
- a CDS encoding phosphatidylglycerol lysyltransferase domain-containing protein, whose protein sequence is MVGFMLVIYSPLFYVLLAFVMMLGCMGFVMMRKGHNQVEEEINCDELMLFLKQYGNQTNTHLFFLQDKKIYWTEERDACVVYRRIWNKLVVLGDPIGKEEALPKIVYEFQVFAEREKCVPIFYQVNREYMDMYHQVGFRFVKLGEEGYVNLSDFSLTGKKGAKLRTSKNKLERLGYQFQVLEPPYTNAFLLEMKEVSDSWLNNRKEKGFSVGSFDNTYVSLFPVAIIQNSQGKLIAFATLAGQQNADNVIGIDLMRSVEASPNGTMDVLFASIFQWSKENGYSSCSLGFSPLAGVGEYKYARKYERLARYIYLHGHFLYKFRGLREYKGKFAHDWEPKYLAYKRSSFFITMMQIILLIHSKSKHLNKRIPLYTQLKRRIG, encoded by the coding sequence ATGGTTGGTTTTATGTTAGTGATCTATTCCCCTTTGTTTTACGTTTTATTGGCGTTTGTAATGATGCTAGGGTGTATGGGGTTTGTGATGATGAGAAAAGGACATAATCAAGTAGAAGAAGAGATAAATTGTGATGAATTAATGCTATTTTTGAAGCAATACGGCAATCAAACGAATACACATTTATTCTTTTTACAGGATAAGAAGATTTATTGGACAGAAGAGCGAGACGCTTGTGTCGTTTATCGACGGATTTGGAATAAGTTAGTTGTACTAGGGGATCCAATTGGGAAAGAGGAAGCGTTGCCAAAAATAGTGTATGAGTTTCAAGTATTTGCTGAACGTGAAAAGTGTGTCCCCATTTTTTATCAAGTGAACAGAGAATATATGGATATGTATCATCAAGTTGGTTTTCGATTTGTGAAGTTGGGAGAAGAAGGATATGTGAATTTATCAGATTTCTCACTGACTGGAAAAAAAGGAGCTAAGTTAAGGACTAGTAAGAATAAATTAGAGCGTCTTGGTTATCAATTTCAAGTGCTTGAGCCTCCTTATACGAATGCTTTTTTATTAGAAATGAAGGAAGTATCTGACTCATGGTTGAATAACCGGAAGGAAAAAGGTTTTTCAGTAGGTTCGTTTGACAATACGTATGTTTCTTTATTTCCAGTCGCTATTATTCAGAATTCTCAAGGTAAGCTGATTGCATTTGCTACGCTAGCTGGACAACAAAATGCAGACAATGTTATCGGTATTGACTTAATGAGGTCAGTAGAAGCAAGTCCAAATGGTACGATGGACGTTTTATTTGCATCCATATTTCAGTGGTCAAAGGAAAATGGTTATTCGTCGTGCAGTTTAGGTTTTTCGCCACTAGCTGGTGTTGGAGAATACAAGTATGCTAGAAAATATGAAAGGTTAGCGAGATATATCTATTTACACGGGCATTTTCTCTATAAATTCAGAGGCTTACGAGAGTATAAAGGAAAGTTCGCTCATGATTGGGAACCGAAATATTTAGCTTATAAGCGTTCATCTTTTTTTATTACAATGATGCAGATTATATTGCTTATCCATTCTAAATCTAAACATCTGAATAAAAGAATTCCATTGTATACACAATTGAAGAGAAGAATTGGTTAA
- the proC gene encoding pyrroline-5-carboxylate reductase encodes MSKRIGFIGCGNMAQAIIEGMLKSEFADPSDVRATAVSDATISTVSEKYQIEVTNDNQKVAAWADIVVLAVKPDQYTSVIHEIRDAVKEDIIIITIAAGTSLKYIEEQFGRQLKVVRTMPNTPSLVGEGMSALCTNDAITAEEEAYVVRMFESFGKAELIPEALMDAVPAVSGSSPAYVYMFIETLADGAVKQGFARPQAYRMAAQAVLGAAKMVLETGKHPGELKDQVCSPGGATIEAVTTLEKNQFRGSIIEAMDSCMRKSSSMLSE; translated from the coding sequence TTGTCTAAGAGAATCGGATTCATAGGCTGTGGAAATATGGCTCAAGCAATCATTGAAGGAATGTTAAAGTCGGAATTTGCCGATCCTTCTGATGTGAGAGCAACAGCAGTATCAGATGCAACGATAAGTACGGTGTCAGAAAAATATCAAATTGAGGTAACAAATGACAATCAGAAGGTAGCGGCTTGGGCAGATATTGTTGTACTAGCTGTAAAGCCTGATCAATATACAAGCGTTATTCATGAAATTAGAGATGCTGTTAAAGAAGACATCATTATCATAACGATTGCAGCAGGTACGAGTTTGAAATATATAGAAGAACAATTTGGAAGACAGTTGAAAGTTGTTCGAACAATGCCAAATACACCTTCTCTCGTTGGAGAAGGAATGAGTGCATTATGTACAAATGATGCGATCACAGCTGAAGAAGAAGCTTATGTTGTTCGCATGTTCGAAAGCTTTGGAAAAGCAGAACTCATACCTGAAGCATTAATGGATGCTGTACCTGCCGTTAGTGGCTCATCACCAGCCTATGTCTATATGTTTATCGAAACATTAGCAGACGGAGCTGTTAAACAGGGTTTTGCGAGACCACAAGCGTATCGAATGGCTGCTCAAGCAGTTCTTGGTGCAGCGAAAATGGTATTGGAAACTGGTAAGCATCCAGGTGAATTAAAAGATCAAGTATGTTCTCCAGGTGGAGCAACGATTGAAGCTGTTACAACATTAGAAAAAAATCAATTTCGAGGTTCAATTATAGAAGCGATGGATAGTTGTATGAGGAAATCCTCTTCAATGTTAAGTGAGTAA